The following nucleotide sequence is from Ignavibacteriales bacterium.
AATACTTATTAAATTCCCTCAAACTATTTCCAGAGAAGGAAGCGCTAGTCTGCGGGAGTGACCGATATAGTTACAAGACAATCGGTAATGCTGCCTTTTCACTTTCGAATTTTCTAATAACTAACGGTTTGGAAACAGGCGACCGTGTCGCGATTATATTAGATAATTCTCTTGAAGCTGTCGTTTCAACTTTCGGAATCGCAGAAGCGGGTGGAACATTCGTTTTCATACCTTCTGCTACGCCGGTTGAGCGGATGGGATACATCCTTAAAAACTGCCAACCGAAATTTCTGATCGGATCAGCTTTAAAAATCGGACAGATTTTGGAATCGGAGAAAGAATGTTCGGTTTTACCTGTTAACATCCTGGTTGGAAATCAAGAAATTCCACATAATGCAATCCGGTTCGAAACTACATGCATTTCAACAAATAGTGGGAAGAAAAATAAAATTTCGAATGAAGATGTTGCGGCAATAGTATATACCTCCGGATCGACCGGGAAACCAAAAGGTGTGATGCTCACACACCGCAATTTTGATGTCGTCACTGAATCTGTAATAGAATACCTTGAACACACTCCTGATGATAAAATTTTAGATGTGCTGCCGCTTTCAATCACTTACGGATTGATGCAATTACTAGTGACCTTCAGGTCAGGCGGTACTTTGGTTCTCGAAAAAGGATTCGGGTATCCTTATGAAATAATAAAACGATTGAAGGAAGAAAAAATTTCAGGATTTGCAGGAGTACCGACGATTTATTCAATCATAACGCATCTTCAACTGGAAGGGGAAACATTCCCACACCTCAGGTATATCACTAATGCCGCCGCCGCGATGCCGTATAGCTTCATACCGAAACTAAGAAAAATATTCCCGACGACGAAAATTTATTTGATGCACGGACTAACCGAGTGTTTGCGTACTACATATTTACCGCCTGATCAGATAGATAAAAAACCCACTTCTGTAGGTTTCGGAATGAAGCATGTCGAATTATTTATCGAGGATGAGGAAGGAAATCGGTTATCGAGCGGTCAGGTGGGTGAGTTATGCGTGCGCGGGCCGAATATCATGAAGGGATACTGGAATGATCCTGAAGCTACCGCAAGAGTAATAAAAAAAGATAAGAAGACAGGTGAAAAAGTTCTTCACTCGGGAGATATGTTCACGATCGATGATGAAGGATATTTTTATTTCGTGAGCAGATCTGATGATGTTATCAAAAGTCGCGGAAAGAAAGTGAGCCCGCTTGAAATTGAAAATGTAATATACTTATGCGAAGACGTTTTAGAAGTGCGCGTCATCGGAGTCCCTGATGACCTTCTTGGGAAAGCGATTAAAGCCGAAATTGTTTTGAAGAAAGATTCCGGCACAACAGAAGATTTCATTAAATCACATTGCAAAAGTAAACTTGAAGATTTCCAAATTCCGCAGATCGTCCACTTTGTAAAATCACTCCCCAAAACTGCCGGTGGCAAAATAAAACGGATATAATCACCCGTGATACTCGCAGGTTCAATCAATTCAATAAATTAAAAGAACCACAAATCGCCTTCAAGTCGTGAGAGAAAAGCGTCTCCTGCCTGAATTGCATTCATGATTTCCTGATTTCTGGAATGAATGCACATCCAGTTTCTTCCGGGTATAAACAAATTAAGTCGGTCAGAAAATTCTTTCATGAAGTGTGGATCTAATCTCCCGCATAATTCAACTGTCTTCCCCTCCCACGCTTCATTATAAAGGTGTGCGATAACCTGTTTTATTGTTCGCGGTTCTGCGGCAATTTGAATTACCTCGCTGCGCCCACCTGTTTTTAAATTGTATAAATACCATCCAAGCAACCTATCACTATCGTCATAAACTGCTTTTTTCCGGAACGATCCGAAGCGCTTTTCTTTCTCCAGCATGTAAAATAACCATTCAATCGATTTATGATCATAGCTCGGATGTAATTTTCTGAACGAACTGAACCGGGAAATGGAATCAAAAAATTCTTGAATCGTTAAATCTTTTGTATATCCCGGTGGTTTTGGAGGACGCAAAGGATTGAACGGAATATTAGAAAGGATTACGTCACCGGCAGATATAATTTGTCCCAGAATATTATCCGTACCGGATTTATTCTTCTTTAATATAGAAGTAGCAAAACCAAACGGACGATATGGACGTCGCCAGTAAACACTTCCGTGAAAAACTGTAACACCTCCGAGTCTTTCCCATATAGTTCGTGAGACATCAACGCCCCGATCGGTGAAAGATAAATCCTGAGGTCCTTTGAAGAATTGTTTTTTTAATTGTAAACTTGCCAACGTTGATTTATCAGCCATCAAATGCTGGCTTACACCAACTCTGATCAATTTACCGTTAAAAATCATCTGTCTTGGAATGACAGCCATAAAACCGCTGATTCTTCCATCAGGTTCTATGTGCACAAGTGAACTAATTTCCGGATCGTACCATGGATTCCGAAAGCAAGCTTCTTCAAAAATATTTTTTTGAATATCGTAGCTGAGAGAAGAACTTTCGGGAAATAATCTCGTGTTCAACTCTATTATTTGGGGTATATCATCTATTTGAAAATTTCTGACTAAACCCATCGTTTTGATTCCACAATTGTTGATAATCAAAATGTAATGTTGAAATATACAAATAATTTCGAGAAAAATAACTGGTAATCAATAAATCATAATTTTCTTTTGTATATTATCCAGATATGAATAAAAATGAAGAAATAGTATTACAACTTAGTCACCTCTCAGGCGATGGTAAGGCGGTAGGTAAATTAGACGGTTTGGTGGTTTTTGCTGATAATGCCGTTCCTGGTGATCTTGCCCGCGTTAGAATTTGGAAAGTTAAAAAAAATTATGCCGAAGGCAGGGCAGTTGAAATTTTAGAGCCGTCTGAACATCGGGTATCTGCAAGATGCAGGCATTTTGGAATATGTGGCGGTTGCCGCTGGCAAAATCTTTCATACCAAGCGCAAAAAGAATTTAAAAGACTACATATTGAAAATGTTTTTAAACATATCGGAGAATTCGATTTACCGAATGTCCTTCCAACAATCGGAACAGAGTCGCCTTATTTTTACCGGAATAAAATGGAATACACTTTTTCTAACCGTCGATGGCTGACACAAGATGAAATGAATTTGATCCAGATACCGGAGAATGAGGTCGCGCTCGGTTTTCATGTACCCGAAAGATTCGATAAAGTATTGAATACGACGGAATGTTTTTTGCAATCTGAAATCAGTGCCCAAATCGTAAATAAGGTGAGAGAATTTTGCCGATCAAATAATCTTAGTGTCTACTCAACAAAAACACATGAAGGGTATCTGCGTCATTTGGTGATCCGTGACAGTAAGAAAACGGGCGAGATGATGATTAATCTGGTAACAACGAATTTTGAAAAAGAAGTTATCGAGCAATTTACACAGATGTTGAGAAACGAATTTCCTCCGATCACAACAATCGTCAATAATATAACCGAACGTAAATCGATGATAGCCATAGGTGAAACTGAAAAGATAATGTTCGGACCGGGATATATCACCGAAAGATTGGGAGATTATACGTTCAAAATTTCAGCGAATTCATTCTTTCAAACGAATACCATGCAAGCAGAGAAATTGTATGATATCGTAAAAGATTTTGCCGATTTAAAATCGAGTGATGTTGTTTACGATCTCTATGGCGGTACAGGCACGATCGCGATTTATTTATCGGACGCTGTTGAAAGGGTAATAGGTATCGAAGTTGTAGATAGTGCGATACATGATGCCGAAAAAAACGCGGAAGTGAATCACATCGCGAATTGTTATTTCTTGCAGGGAGATTTAAAAGATCGGCTCACCACGGATCGCTCTTGGTTAGCCGAGCATCCTGAACCGAGCGTGATTATCCTTGATCCACCGCGGAGTGGAGTACATGCGAAAGTTATTGATCAGATACTGAAAATAAAATCTCAGCGTATCGTTTACGTCAGTTGTAATCCCGCTACGCAAGCACGCGATTCCAAATTGCTTGCGGATGGAGGTTACTCGCTTCAAAAAATACAACCTGTCGATATGTTTCCTCATACAGATCATATCGAGAGTGTGGCGCTTTTCACTCTTCGGTAATTTTCTTTCCGACAAATATTGTCGCCGCCCCAAATGTCAGACGACGTGCTTTCAATTCAACGTATCCGGCTTCTCTCATTAATTCTAGAAATTCATTTTCGTCGGGGAATGCTTCAATCGATCGTGGAAGATAACTGTATGCGGAATTATGACGGGAAATGATTCTGCCGATAACAGGCAGAAGAAATTTCGCATGAAAGGAATAAAGCGCGGAGATGATTGGTGAACGGGGATGTGTGAGTTCCAGTATCACAGATATTCCGCCGGACTTCAGCACCCGATACATTTCTTTCAGCGATAATAACCTGTCTTCAAAATTACG
It contains:
- a CDS encoding AMP-binding protein produces the protein MAVSEYLLNSLKLFPEKEALVCGSDRYSYKTIGNAAFSLSNFLITNGLETGDRVAIILDNSLEAVVSTFGIAEAGGTFVFIPSATPVERMGYILKNCQPKFLIGSALKIGQILESEKECSVLPVNILVGNQEIPHNAIRFETTCISTNSGKKNKISNEDVAAIVYTSGSTGKPKGVMLTHRNFDVVTESVIEYLEHTPDDKILDVLPLSITYGLMQLLVTFRSGGTLVLEKGFGYPYEIIKRLKEEKISGFAGVPTIYSIITHLQLEGETFPHLRYITNAAAAMPYSFIPKLRKIFPTTKIYLMHGLTECLRTTYLPPDQIDKKPTSVGFGMKHVELFIEDEEGNRLSSGQVGELCVRGPNIMKGYWNDPEATARVIKKDKKTGEKVLHSGDMFTIDDEGYFYFVSRSDDVIKSRGKKVSPLEIENVIYLCEDVLEVRVIGVPDDLLGKAIKAEIVLKKDSGTTEDFIKSHCKSKLEDFQIPQIVHFVKSLPKTAGGKIKRI
- the rlmD gene encoding 23S rRNA (uracil(1939)-C(5))-methyltransferase RlmD: MNKNEEIVLQLSHLSGDGKAVGKLDGLVVFADNAVPGDLARVRIWKVKKNYAEGRAVEILEPSEHRVSARCRHFGICGGCRWQNLSYQAQKEFKRLHIENVFKHIGEFDLPNVLPTIGTESPYFYRNKMEYTFSNRRWLTQDEMNLIQIPENEVALGFHVPERFDKVLNTTECFLQSEISAQIVNKVREFCRSNNLSVYSTKTHEGYLRHLVIRDSKKTGEMMINLVTTNFEKEVIEQFTQMLRNEFPPITTIVNNITERKSMIAIGETEKIMFGPGYITERLGDYTFKISANSFFQTNTMQAEKLYDIVKDFADLKSSDVVYDLYGGTGTIAIYLSDAVERVIGIEVVDSAIHDAEKNAEVNHIANCYFLQGDLKDRLTTDRSWLAEHPEPSVIILDPPRSGVHAKVIDQILKIKSQRIVYVSCNPATQARDSKLLADGGYSLQKIQPVDMFPHTDHIESVALFTLR